TCTCCCCGACTGAGATCCAACGCCGGAGCAGATCATGCACAAAACGTTAATCACTGCGCTGCGGCTGGAAGTACACAGTGTTTATTCAAAACCAGATCTGACAGGAGTTAGATCACTTTTTAAATAAATATGAGGAGCCTTCGGAGGGAACTCTCCTCTGATCCGCAGGTCGCCAATGTCACCAGCAAAGTCTTCATCAGGTCCACGAAAAGTGGAAAGGTGCAGAAGATCGTACGTGAGCTTTATTTGAGACAGGATATTCCTTGCTCGTCCAAGTTATGTTCGCTATGTCCTACAATCGCGCCAGCAGATGCGAATGGCAACAGTAAGTTGGAGTTCCTGGAGTATGCTGAGGCAGATCGCTAATGTGGGATAGTTGCGCCTTTCGTCCTCTCCGATCAACCCGCTGGCACGAGCGCTTTCCCTCGCGGTCACTACCTCATCCCTGATACAAACGCACTGCTGAATGGTATGGATCTCTTTGAACATACTGGAGCTTTCTACGACGTTATCATTCTTCAGACGGTCCTCGAGGAACTCAAGAACCAGTCGCTGCCACTCTACAACCGCCTACTTTCTTTAATCAAGACGGACGAAAAACGGTTTTACCTATTCTTCAATGAGTTCAGATTGGAAACGCACGTGAGACGAGGTCAGAATGAGTCCATCAATGACCGAAATGACCGAGCAGTACGGGCAGTGGCAAAATGGTACTCTGAGCACCTTCGCAGCACGCTAAAGAGgggcaagaaggagaagtcgGTACCAGCAATTGTCGTCATTACGGATGATAAGGAAAATCTTCGcaaagcaaaggaagaagGTGTGACAGCGCTGTCGCTGTCCGACTACGTCTCCGGATTAGAGGATGCCGACCGGTTACTTGACATGATCAGCGAGGCGAGGGAAGCTAGGGACGCAAAGGGCGCTCGCGGCGAGCTGTTCTATCCAGAGTATTACTCAATGTCGAAAATTATGACTGGACTGAGGGCTGGCACTCTACATCAGGGCGTCTTCAATGTCTCGCCGTACAACTACTTGGAAGGGTCTGTGAATGTCGCAGCTTTTGATAAGCCACTCCTCATCCTGGGTCGTGATAATAGCAATCGTGCTATTGCAGGCGACGTCGTTGTTATTGAGGTCTTACCGAAGGATCAGTGGAAGTCACCATCGACGAAGCTTGTTGACGAAGAAGCAGTCACGCGGAACGACAATCCAGAGGCGGAAGATAATGAAGAGGTAGTGACAGAAAAGGAGCGGAAGGCTCTGCAGGAAGAGGTAAAAAAGGCGCATGGCAAGCACTCTGAAGGAAGGCCGCAGCCCACAGCTAAGGTTGTGGGTGTCATTAAGCGGAATTGGCGCCAGTACGTCGGACATGTTGATCAAAGTTCGACGGGTGCGTCAGCCAGCTCTGGACGGCGGCAACAGAACGTTTTCGTCTTGCCCATGGATAAACGCATTCCAAAGATCCGGGTCCGCACTCGGCAGGCTAGCGACCTGTTGGGCCAGCGGATTCTGGTCACGATTGACGCCTGGGATCGCGATTCTCGGTATCCTACTGGGCATTTTATTCGCTCTCTAGGAGAACTAGAGACCAAAGGAGCAGAGACGGAAGCACTACTTCTTGAGTATGACGTACAGTACAAACCATTCCCCAAAGCCGTTCTGGATTGTCTTCCGCCAGAAGGTCATGACTGGAAAGTTCCTGCCGACAAGGAACATGTGGGGTGGAAAGGGCGAAGAGATTTGCGGGATATTCTGGTCTGCAGTATCGATCCTCCTGGATGTCAAGATATTGATGACGCCCTGCACGCGCGGCCCTTACCTAACGGTAATTTTGAAGTTGGCGTCCATATTGCAGACGTGTCACATTTCGTTAAACCGAACAATGCCATGGATCTAGAGGCTAGCGCCCGTGGAACGACAGTCTACCTAGTCGACAAGCGTATTGACATGCTTCCGCATCTTCTCGGAACGGATCTCTGCTCTCTCAAACCATATGTGGAGCGCTACGCTTTTTCGGTCCTCTGGGAGATGACTCCGAACGCTGAAGTCGTCTCTGCCGAATTCACCAAGTCCGTTATTCGCTCGCGAGAGGCTTTCAGCTACGAACAGGCACAAAAGCGCATCGACGACCCTTCGCAAAATGATGAGCTGACTCAGAGCATGCGCACCCTACTCCGTCTGTCGAAAATCCTCCGTCAGAAGCGAATGGATGCAGGAGCGCTGAATCTTGCCTCCCCGGAAGTTCGAATCGAGACGGACAGCGACGAAGTTGGCGACCCGCTTACGGATGTCAAGACGAAGGCGATGCTTGCAACCAACAGTCTCGTTGAAGAGTTCATGCTTCACGCCAACATCACTGTCGCGGCGAAAATCTACGATAGCTTTTCCCAGACCGCTTTGCTACGTCGACACGCCACTCCCCCGCCACAGAATTTTGAGGAGCTCATCAATCAGCTCTCGAAGAAACGCAATCTGGAACTCGACGTTTCGAGCTCGCGGGCCCTCGCTGACTCGCTTGACCGATGCGTCGATCCAGAGAACCCATTCTTCAACACTCTTGTCCGTATCCTTGCCACCAGGTGTATGACATCTGCAGAATACTTTTGTGCGGGTGCACATGCCGAGTCAGAATTTCGCCATTACGGTCTGGCCTCCCCCATTTACACGCATTTTACCTCTCCTATCAGACGATATGCGGATTTGCTCGTCCACCGACAGCTCGCAGCCGCGATTGGATACGAAGGCGAAGACGGTCGGGCGCAGGTTGAAGGTGTCATGACACGCAACAGGCTCGAAGACATCTGCCGGAATATCAACTACCGGCATCGAAATGCTCAATTCGCTGGCCGTGCTAGCATCGAGTATTACGTTGGACAGGCGCTCAAGGCTCGtggggagaagatggcggccgacGGCGTTGATGCGGgtattgaggaagaaggataCGTCATGCGCGTCTTTGAGAACGGCGTGGTTGTCTTTGTTCCCCGATTCGGAATTGAGGGTGTTGTCCGCCTGGAGGATTTTGTGCTCCCTGGGGAGTCGGCGGTCCGGTCCGCTGAGGAAAGGCGGGAGCTGCTGGTGCGACGTGAAAGTGATTTCGACGGTGAGGAGTACACGCTGCGTGTTTCCGAGAAGGGACATCCTGAGAAGGAACGTGGCGTCACCGTCGAGCTCTTCCAGCGAGTCAAGGTGAATGTTAGCTCCgtgaaggaagaaggaggtcGTGGAGCTGGAAAGAGACGGGTGCGGATATTGATTCTGGGGGCCGGGAAGTAAAAGTTTTGAACTCGCCATACTACGATATCGGATGTAAAACATAGACATAGGGTTACTGGCGTTCAGCGGTACGAACATACATTTGCGACGGCTGCTTGAGCACTCAATCTATAATACTTCCAAGCTTAGAGTGATGTAATAAGAGCAGATTGAAATCTGTATGTAGGGTATCATAATGTAGTCAAGCGAAAACCCAGCAACAACAAGGATGTTGCACATCTCTCATACCCGCTTCAAAGCCACCATGCCGCGTAACAGTGTCGCAGGCGTCCAGGGGTTCCGATTCGACGCCGTGTGCATGGAGAACGCAGGGTCGACCGTTTGACCCTGTTTCTCGGTTTCAGCGTCCTCGGCTACACCAGCAGACGGCGCACTCCCAGCTGCACAGTCACCCGCTTGTCGGGTGTCCACCGCAGCgacagcttcttccttggcACGAGCCAGGTCGCCTACTTTCCAGCCCCGGACAAGCCAAAGACACAGCGCACTGCCGATATACATGAAGCCTGTGAAGATCTGCACCTTCAGATACTTGGAATCTGCGGACTTGTTATCGCGCAGCAATAGGGCGATCGCCTCCGAGACCGTCGTCGGAGGCACGAGCATCAGCCAGGTGATGCTAAGGCCGCTGGGGAGGTCACGGAGACCGAGAATCTCGGCAGCTACAGGGGTACAGGTAGCCCAGTAGGTACCGGAAACGGTGCCCACGAGGACggcgaagaaagagacgAGACCCATGCTGCGGGCGAAGATCCagatgacgaggcagaagaggccgcagaggaaggagagaaacgTGGCGATGTTGATGCGGCCGAACCTGTCGCTGAACATGCCTACGAAGGGCCGCCCGAAGCCTTGGCCGAGGTTGAGCAAAGCGCTGACGATGCTGCCTTGGTGCGGAGAGAGGCCGACGGAGAGGGCGAAATTGGCGACGCTGAAGAGGAGCGCGACGTAGCCGAGCATGGCTAGGATTCCCcaaccgaggaagaggaggaattcAGCCCGTTTCAGCAGAGGCAGGTGGAAGGCCTTGAAGCGGCTGCCGACGGCTTTGTTGCGGTCTCGGAGGAGGTTTGCGCTGACCAGGTTGACTACGCAGGCGACGATACCGAGGACCCGGAATGTCCAACCTAGACCAATCCGGGGGATCATAGCGCCGACTGCAAGAGACCAGATGAGACCCCCCAGTCCGGAGCCGGCGGCGTTGATGCCCATTGCAAGACTTCTTCGCCGTTGGAACCACTGCGGAGTGATCCCCACGCTGCCAACGAACAGGAAACCCATTCCCCAGCCGAAACAGACTCCCTGGCTGAGAAAGATATGCCATTTCTGCGTGGCAAAGGAGGATCCGATCAGGGACAGGGTTTCGAAGAAGACGCCTAGGTTGAGGACGAACCGAGTTCCGAAGAGATGGATTAGATGTGTGGCCAGCGGTGCAACGAGGAGCGCGCAGGAGATGCTCAGACCACCAGTGAAGGCGTACGACAATGCACTGGTGTTGGGGAAGACATCGTGGGAGAGATAATAAGAAAGGAAGACCCCGTAACTCTATATAGAAAGATTAGTTCTCATTCCGCCAGGCATACATGGCAGCGAGACATCGTACTTACACTGTTGATGCCCCAAGTGTGCGCATTGATCCAGAATACACAAGCAACACAGACCCATCCGTAACCCCCATCAGGTACATCGTGGGAATTTCTGTGGTCCCGTTCTGCGACTGATGTAGAACCACCCAGGACCTGTCCATGGTCCCGTTTGTATAGAGGGTCCTCAGCGGCTGCATCTCGGTCATGCTCTCTTGAACGAGTAATATCGATCGGTGGATTATCTGCCATTGCAACTTGGATGGTGAATTCTACGCGAAGGCAGTCCAACTCGGTTCATGTGTTTGTTTTATCCCCACGACTCAATTGTACATATTAGGAGCACAGTAAGTAGAATCCGAACCTGGACCCCATGAGTAatctggggaagagagaaacaGAGGTGATCAGGAACAGCATGACCAATTTTAGCAAGAGAGATATAAGCAGATACAATATTTTTTAGCCTAGGCTAGTCTAGCTGCTGTGGTGAGAAGGGGAGAAAATTGGTTGCTCTGTCATCAATGTGACGCCTTCTAGGAACAGCTTGGCTCCTTGGCCATACGGTTTCGGCGATCTATCCGACTGTCCAAGCGCAGTCATTGGAAGACAGCATCAGGATCAACCAGCAACTACCGTGCCGATTAACCGGTGCGGAGACGAGGATTCTCTCGAGTCTGTAGATAATTCGGTAGATTGTCTGTTCTTTTTGGAGATTGGCAGTTGAAGTTGGAGATTAAGCCCATTTGGGGTATCTCTCCAACTGGGGTGAGATTCTGGAGACGATGGATCAGAATGCAAAGCTCAGTGGAAACCTGGTTAAAACATGATTTCACATGATGATATTGTACTACATGCTGTCATTTCCTTTGACGTCTGCCTTCTCCAGTCATACCTTAGGCACCATATCATCATGTTCATCATAGTACGGAGTTATTCCCACGAGGGCAAATGTCCGAAATGCGCTAGTCCTGTTTAGGGTTAGAGTATGAGGTGTTCATGCTGACATAAGCACAACCCCGCGTTGCCTCGCGACGGGAAGTTTGACGTGTTTGCAGCTTTGTTGTTGTGGTGGTCATAGCTTCTTCCATCGCCCAAGATGAGGATATGATAAGGTAACAATAAGAAGAGAAACTCAAGTAGACTATcgctactccgtagattcCCTGCATTAGTTACAAATACTTACCCTTACTCTACTTGAACAATCCAATCTAAGCATATCTAATCTAACTAACTCTTCATAACTCTAGTCAGCCTAAAAGATCGCTCTAGTTCATTCCATCCCTGTTATTCCAGCCACCGTCTGTGAGCCTATTGGCTCTGACATGACTCCATTGGTACCTTATCTACTTAGCTCCGAGCTGAGGGTAACAACTCATCAGAGCGATCTTCAACTCCATTGAATCCTTACGATTCCTTACTGTGATCTTAGACTTCTTCACATCTCAAGAAGCTAGTCCAAAATGATGCATATACCTCATCTTCCCGGCCATACTAAGGCCAAAGACGGCCAGCGGAAGGTTACCCCTCCGGGCCCGACTTATATGTCCAGCGATCAGTTCGGTGAGTCTGCATTGCTCGCTGACTCATGACATTCTTGGAAATTGTCACAGTTTTCTGACAGATTGACACCTTTGGAATTGGCACCGTGATTACCGTGAGCTAATAGGCGACTTATCTCCAGCAAACTATCTGAAAGACTTGCGAACGAACCGACCTGTCCGCCCGAGCGGATCACGACCCATTCCATCAAGAGCAACCGGATCAGTTGCAACCCCTCGTGAGGCTCTCCCTCCTCGCGCGTCGtcgtcaatgtcaatgtATGGACAGCCCGGCCCCCAGCCTACTTCGCCCGAAAGAGAGCGACCTCGAGCCAGCAGCTCTCTGTCAACCCATCGCCCCTTTGAACCCCACGTTTCGCTGGGGAGCTCAGCCGGGCGACCATTGGTACAGGAACCAAGAATGGTGCCGATACGCAAGAATGTCTCACCATCGCACGTTTTCTCACGCCCGTCGCCTCCATCTCCCAATGCGGTTTATCGTGAGAGTGGTCAGCGGCGggtagagaaggaagaagcaCGCTCCTTGCGGGACGCGTTGCAGGAATTGGACTTGCATGACGAGATCCGCCTCCATCAGGCTGCACAAGACGAAGCCACGGAGCTAGTCTGGATGCATCAGAACCCCGGTGTGCCCTACAAAAACCCATATGCGCCGTATCATAACCCCGACCTGGACAGATCGTCCCAGACGCCAAAGAGCGCCGGCCGCTCTCAAAACCAAAGTGATAAAATTGGTGGGCCCATGGATAATCATCGATCGACCTCAGAAAGCTCTTCTGACAGCCATTTTGCTGATTCTGGTGGGACAGGTTTAGGTGTAAAGCATGACAGACAACCCCAGCATGGGCTGGAGGACTCTGGAAGCAGCCCTACAAAGTCCCCGTCGCCGCGGAAGAATGTCAGAGTCGACTTTGCGTTGCCCGCCGAGGAATCGCCCTCGAAATCGAGAGGCGGTGGGAACTCATGTCTTTCGAGATTTGGTAACGAGTCATCGAGGGGGATTTTTCGAAATCCTCGTGACTCGATTTACGAGGAACCGAAAGACACTCGTGGccccgaggaggatgagcgACCGGCATTTTCCAGATCCGATTCGTCGGCTCTCAGAGCAAAGCCGCGCAATGCCCTACCACGGGGCTCTCGACCCCTTCCGGGAAGACTAAGCAGTCTTCCGTTCGTTGACAAGTTGGCGCGGTTCGAGCTACATAAGCAACATCCAACCCAATCGAGAAATCCGGACTATAGGACGAACGACCCGCACCCGCAAGCAGCCCCGGATGGGAATGCGGACAAAGAGCAGGCCGATCAAGGCGTTCGTACGAAGAATGGCCTTGAAATTCGCAGCGAAGAGATCAGGGCAGCTACAAGTAAGAAGCTCAAAGACCGAAGCACAAGGTTGCCTATGCCCACAGCCGTCAGTAATCGCGTTGGCCGGCCAATCGTGAGTTTCGACCCGTCTTGGAAGCCCACTGAGGCTCAGTCACCGCGAAAGCGTGACAGCCTGAGGCAGGAGTCAGCCTCCCCCacaccaccaccgcagcCTGCAGCCCCTGCTATTAAAGTATCTGAGCCGCCATCGATACCTGTTTTAGATGTTTCGGCCCAGAAGGAGCCCACCATTTCGGAGATGGCAGCATCAtcccagaaggaaaagggaggtACTAGGTCTCTGCCAGATCCAGTGATCACAAAGCGCAACACTCAATCATCCCCTCCGAAACCTGCGCAGTCCTCACAGAAGCCCTGGTTGTCAACTTATACACGCTCCGGAGTACCAACAGCGAAATGCGAGTCCTGTTCACTTCCCATTGCAGGGAAGATTGTCACAGCCGCAGGGGCTCGCTTCCACCCAGAGTGCTTTGTGTGCCATCATTGCCACACGCCCTTAGAATGTGTCGCCTTTTATCAAGAGCCCGAGGCCAAGCGCAATGAGCGATTGGCGGAGGCGCCaagtgacgacgaggaggcgCGTCTGTTGCGCTTCTATTGTCATCTGGATTTCCATGAGAAGTTCAGCCCCAGGTGCAAGAGCTGTAAGACCCCTATTGAAGGCGAAATTGTCGTTGCGTGCGGGGCCGAGTGGCATGTTGGTCATTTTTTCTGTGCCGAATGCGGTGATGTACGTCCTGACCTTGTTCAACGTTGTAAGTGAACGGGAACTAATCATGTATAGCCCTTCGATTCGAACACTCCTTTTGTGGAAAAGGACGGGTTTGCGTGGTGCCTTCAATGTCATTCTCGGCGCACCGCGCCTCGATGCCTGGGCTGCAAGAAGCCTGTCCTTGAGGACATTGTGGTCAGCGCCGTCGGGGGCCAATGGCACAATGAATGCTTCGTCTGTCACGAGTGTGGCAACGGTTTCGGTCCGGATGGCCGGTATTTTGTGCGAGAGGGCGAGCCCAAGCGAACGTCTAAAGGTCGGATCATTGGGGGTCCGGTCCAATTGGCTGTATGTGAGCGATGCGAGAGCATCCGACTGAAGGCATCACCCAAGTGATGATACTCAATCTAGGCTGTACCACAGCCTCGCTTCGTCCATCCGCAGGGTGAGCAAATGAGGTGCTGTCACGCTGCCATTGATGGTTACGATCTAGAGTCTGCATTTTtgattgatcttctcgaATTCTGACTATCGTGTTTTGAGATGACTGCATATGCAAACAAGCGGGATTTACAGCGATATGGTATGTTATGCATGCAGCGGGTGCTGTAAGacggatttttttttttttttttttttttttctttggttTGAATCATACTATGGAGTTCGACAGGCAGCATCCTTTACAAGGATAGCATGATTTCAGATCTATCAATGCCATTACCATCCGCACTCATTCTGCATTCCGCGATCGCTTGGTTTCTGCTCAATGACAAAGAGTCATGCAGGCCATTCAGGATCCGTCTTTCGCCGAAAGACAGCCACGTACTTGTTCCCCTTATTCCGAGCcaccttcttcccttcctcgGTGGCCTCCTTCATAACCCGCACACActcgtccttctccagctcctcctccgaaaCCCGCTCAAAGAGTTCCCTCACCCCAGCATTCGCATTCGCATTCGGACTGGTGCTCTTCTCctcactctcctcctcggctcCCAACTCCACCCCAAAATGCCTCAGAATCCAATGATGATACTCTTCCACATCGGTAATGGTATACAAGAGCCCACCGGGCCGCAGAGCGTAGGCGTACTCAGCATTGAGCGTCTCGGAGATAATCCGGGCCTTGTGCTTGCGGGCCTTGAAGTGCGGGTCCGGGAAGCAAATGAAAATCTTGGAAAGCTGGTGTCGGGCGAAGAAATTAGGGAAGAATTTCATGGTATTGCTGCGGATTGCGGAGATGTTTTCATAGGAGCCCGGGACGAGAGTGGTAGGCATGTGCTCGGTGTCGGTGGAGGGGGCGGGTGACGCTGCATCTGCAGCTGCGTTTGCGTTTGCTTGTTTCCCGTCTATCTGAGCTTGCTGCTGAGACGGAGTTTCCGACGCTGCTGTCGCGGTTGCAGTGGCAGCCCtgagcttctgctgctgggccCGGAGGGCTTGGATGCGCGTCGTCACGTATTCGAGGACCGAGACGCGGATCTCCATGCCTGATTTTCATGCTCTGTTAGCACTGCCCTTTCTCTGCGTGTGTCTATGTCCGTATCCTACCGACTATCAGCGACTCCGGCAGCAGAGGCGCAAGCCCAATGAGTAACCCGCCAAAACCACACCCGATATCCACGACCTCCACATCCTTCAGGAGCCTCCGGGCCCCGGCGAGATTGATATGCGACGGGTCCGGATTCACAAAAGCAGGATAATGCGATGACCAGTCCATGTGCGCCGGGCTGAGGGGGCTGTAATCACACATTAGCGATGGATAGTGTCAGTAGAGATGTGCGTGGGGACGTACTATTTCAGATGGTGGTCCGAGAAGGGGTTTGCGTGCGCCCGCTGGCGATAgtacttcttcttgggcAGCTTGATCTCCGCGACGTCGCTGGCGCCGGATTGTGAGGTGGCCTCTGCTGTTGCTTTGCGGTATTCGTCCCGCTTTTG
The Aspergillus fumigatus Af293 chromosome 4, whole genome shotgun sequence DNA segment above includes these coding regions:
- a CDS encoding exosome catalytic subunit DIS3, with amino-acid sequence MRSLRRELSSDPQVANVTSKVFIRSTKSGKVQKIVRELYLRQDIPCSSKLCSLCPTIAPADANGNIAPFVLSDQPAGTSAFPRGHYLIPDTNALLNGMDLFEHTGAFYDVIILQTVLEELKNQSLPLYNRLLSLIKTDEKRFYLFFNEFRLETHVRRGQNESINDRNDRAVRAVAKWYSEHLRSTLKRGKKEKSVPAIVVITDDKENLRKAKEEGVTALSLSDYVSGLEDADRLLDMISEAREARDAKGARGELFYPEYYSMSKIMTGLRAGTLHQGVFNVSPYNYLEGSVNVAAFDKPLLILGRDNSNRAIAGDVVVIEVLPKDQWKSPSTKLVDEEAVTRNDNPEAEDNEEVVTEKERKALQEEVKKAHGKHSEGRPQPTAKVVGVIKRNWRQYVGHVDQSSTGASASSGRRQQNVFVLPMDKRIPKIRVRTRQASDLLGQRILVTIDAWDRDSRYPTGHFIRSLGELETKGAETEALLLEYDVQYKPFPKAVLDCLPPEGHDWKVPADKEHVGWKGRRDLRDILVCSIDPPGCQDIDDALHARPLPNGNFEVGVHIADVSHFVKPNNAMDLEASARGTTVYLVDKRIDMLPHLLGTDLCSLKPYVERYAFSVLWEMTPNAEVVSAEFTKSVIRSREAFSYEQAQKRIDDPSQNDELTQSMRTLLRLSKILRQKRMDAGALNLASPEVRIETDSDEVGDPLTDVKTKAMLATNSLVEEFMLHANITVAAKIYDSFSQTALLRRHATPPPQNFEELINQLSKKRNLELDVSSSRALADSLDRCVDPENPFFNTLVRILATRCMTSAEYFCAGAHAESEFRHYGLASPIYTHFTSPIRRYADLLVHRQLAAAIGYEGEDGRAQVEGVMTRNRLEDICRNINYRHRNAQFAGRASIEYYVGQALKARGEKMAADGVDAGIEEEGYVMRVFENGVVVFVPRFGIEGVVRLEDFVLPGESAVRSAEERRELLVRRESDFDGEEYTLRVSEKGHPEKERGVTVELFQRVKVNVSSVKEEGGRGAGKRRVRILILGAGK
- a CDS encoding MCT family MFS transporter — translated: MADNPPIDITRSREHDRDAAAEDPLYKRDHGQVLGGSTSVAERDHRNSHDVPDGGYGWVCVACVFWINAHTWGINSSYGVFLSYYLSHDVFPNTSALSYAFTGGLSISCALLVAPLATHLIHLFGTRFVLNLGVFFETLSLIGSSFATQKWHIFLSQGVCFGWGMGFLFVGSVGITPQWFQRRRSLAMGINAAGSGLGGLIWSLAVGAMIPRIGLGWTFRVLGIVACVVNLVSANLLRDRNKAVGSRFKAFHLPLLKRAEFLLFLGWGILAMLGYVALLFSVANFALSVGLSPHQGSIVSALLNLGQGFGRPFVGMFSDRFGRINIATFLSFLCGLFCLVIWIFARSMGLVSFFAVLVGTVSGTYWATCTPVAAEILGLRDLPSGLSITWLMLVPPTTVSEAIALLLRDNKSADSKYLKVQIFTGFMYIGSALCLWLVRGWKVGDLARAKEEAVAAVDTRQAGDCAAGSAPSAGVAEDAETEKQGQTVDPAFSMHTASNRNPWTPATLLRGMVALKRV
- a CDS encoding LIM domain protein yields the protein MMHIPHLPGHTKAKDGQRKVTPPGPTYMSSDQFANYLKDLRTNRPVRPSGSRPIPSRATGSVATPREALPPRASSSMSMYGQPGPQPTSPERERPRASSSLSTHRPFEPHVSLGSSAGRPLVQEPRMVPIRKNVSPSHVFSRPSPPSPNAVYRESGQRRVEKEEARSLRDALQELDLHDEIRLHQAAQDEATELVWMHQNPGVPYKNPYAPYHNPDLDRSSQTPKSAGRSQNQSDKIGGPMDNHRSTSESSSDSHFADSGGTGLGVKHDRQPQHGLEDSGSSPTKSPSPRKNVRVDFALPAEESPSKSRGGGNSCLSRFGNESSRGIFRNPRDSIYEEPKDTRGPEEDERPAFSRSDSSALRAKPRNALPRGSRPLPGRLSSLPFVDKLARFELHKQHPTQSRNPDYRTNDPHPQAAPDGNADKEQADQGVRTKNGLEIRSEEIRAATSKKLKDRSTRLPMPTAVSNRVGRPIVSFDPSWKPTEAQSPRKRDSLRQESASPTPPPQPAAPAIKVSEPPSIPVLDVSAQKEPTISEMAASSQKEKGGTRSLPDPVITKRNTQSSPPKPAQSSQKPWLSTYTRSGVPTAKCESCSLPIAGKIVTAAGARFHPECFVCHHCHTPLECVAFYQEPEAKRNERLAEAPSDDEEARLLRFYCHLDFHEKFSPRCKSCKTPIEGEIVVACGAEWHVGHFFCAECGDPFDSNTPFVEKDGFAWCLQCHSRRTAPRCLGCKKPVLEDIVVSAVGGQWHNECFVCHECGNGFGPDGRYFVREGEPKRTSKGRIIGGPVQLAVCERCESIRLKASPK
- the trm8 gene encoding tRNA (guanine46-N7)-methyltransferase; its protein translation is MTPPPPKRQKRDEYRKATAEATSQSGASDVAEIKLPKKKYYRQRAHANPFSDHHLKYPLSPAHMDWSSHYPAFVNPDPSHINLAGARRLLKDVEVVDIGCGFGGLLIGLAPLLPESLIVGMEIRVSVLEYVTTRIQALRAQQQKLRAATATATAASETPSQQQAQIDGKQANANAAADAASPAPSTDTEHMPTTLVPGSYENISAIRSNTMKFFPNFFARHQLSKIFICFPDPHFKARKHKARIISETLNAEYAYALRPGGLLYTITDVEEYHHWILRHFGVELGAEEESEEKSTSPNANANAGVRELFERVSEEELEKDECVRVMKEATEEGKKVARNKGNKYVAVFRRKTDPEWPA